From Pedobacter cryoconitis, one genomic window encodes:
- a CDS encoding DEAD/DEAH box helicase — translation MPKTFEEFNLNRQILNAVADAGFTVATPIQEKAIAPVLSGQDIFGIAETGTGKTAAYVLPILMQLKYAQGDAARALILAPTRELAMQIAEHVKIFSKYTDLRSVVIFGGIGPKTQIEQVKAGVDIIIATPGRFLDIYLAGHINTQYLKFLVLDEADKMMDMGFIGSIHRILEVVPRKRQNLLFSATMSDLVHKIAGDFLKNPTIIEVGQQATPAQTVTQGLYEVPNFKTKINLLQHLLKNEIDFKRLIIFCKTKTVADNIFSFIERRYGAAEVRVIHANKGQNTRINSINSFKEGNIRVLVATDVASRGIDVAEVSHVINFDVPIIIEDYVHRIGRTGRAYAKGDALTFCTEAEMYYVKKIEKLMRQTIPVLELPKEVFVEETPYEERQYIAREIDNQKRKDDPDFKGAFHEKKHAAAIAAAAAASAKKKMDKTPAWKKRKFKKT, via the coding sequence ATGCCAAAAACATTCGAAGAGTTCAACCTTAACAGACAGATTTTAAATGCTGTCGCTGATGCAGGGTTTACGGTTGCTACTCCAATACAAGAAAAAGCAATCGCACCGGTTTTATCGGGACAAGATATTTTTGGGATTGCTGAGACGGGAACAGGAAAAACGGCAGCTTATGTGCTGCCTATATTAATGCAGCTTAAATACGCTCAGGGAGATGCTGCACGTGCTTTAATTCTGGCGCCAACACGTGAATTAGCAATGCAGATTGCTGAGCATGTTAAAATATTTTCAAAATATACAGATTTACGTTCAGTAGTTATTTTCGGAGGAATCGGGCCGAAAACGCAGATAGAACAAGTAAAAGCTGGTGTAGATATTATTATTGCTACTCCTGGCCGTTTTCTTGATATTTATCTTGCCGGACATATTAATACACAATACCTGAAATTCCTGGTATTGGATGAGGCGGATAAAATGATGGATATGGGGTTTATTGGCTCTATTCACAGGATTCTGGAAGTTGTACCGCGTAAAAGACAGAATTTACTTTTCTCGGCTACCATGAGCGATCTTGTTCATAAGATTGCTGGTGATTTCCTTAAAAATCCAACGATTATTGAGGTTGGTCAGCAGGCTACTCCGGCGCAAACAGTTACGCAGGGGTTATATGAGGTTCCGAATTTCAAGACCAAAATTAATCTTTTACAGCATTTACTAAAGAATGAGATAGACTTCAAACGTCTGATTATCTTTTGTAAGACTAAAACTGTGGCTGATAACATTTTCAGTTTTATTGAACGCAGGTATGGTGCTGCTGAGGTAAGGGTGATCCATGCGAATAAAGGACAGAATACGAGGATTAATTCAATCAATAGTTTTAAAGAGGGAAATATTCGTGTGCTGGTAGCTACGGATGTTGCTTCCCGTGGAATTGATGTAGCTGAGGTTAGTCATGTGATCAACTTTGATGTTCCAATTATTATTGAGGATTATGTTCACCGTATTGGCCGTACTGGAAGGGCTTATGCAAAAGGGGATGCACTTACATTCTGTACAGAAGCAGAAATGTATTATGTTAAAAAGATTGAGAAACTGATGCGTCAGACCATTCCGGTTCTGGAGCTTCCTAAAGAGGTTTTTGTAGAGGAGACTCCGTATGAAGAGCGTCAGTATATTGCCAGGGAAATCGATAATCAGAAGAGGAAAGATGACCCTGATTTTAAAGGGGCTTTCCATGAGAAGAAACATGCTGCTGCAATTGCTGCTGCCGCTGCGGCTTCTGCTAAGAAGAAGATGGATAAAACCCCGGCCTGGAAGAAAAGAAAATTCAAAAAAACCTAG
- the gldC gene encoding gliding motility protein GldC, with protein sequence MKTAEIKITVELDDNNVPENLMWESTDAETQEKVPVKSMMLALWDHNYKNSMRIDLWTKDMPVDEMKRFFYETLQTMGDSFLKATGETLIIEDLRDYCAHFADKMGIDPGK encoded by the coding sequence ATGAAAACAGCAGAAATTAAAATAACGGTTGAGCTTGATGATAATAATGTCCCGGAGAATTTAATGTGGGAATCTACGGACGCAGAAACGCAGGAAAAAGTTCCTGTGAAATCTATGATGCTGGCGCTGTGGGACCATAATTATAAGAATTCAATGCGTATAGATCTTTGGACTAAGGATATGCCTGTAGATGAGATGAAAAGGTTCTTTTATGAGACTTTGCAGACTATGGGTGATAGTTTTCTAAAAGCAACTGGTGAAACTTTGATTATCGAAGATTTAAGAGATTATTGTGCGCATTTTGCGGATAAAATGGGGATTGATCCAGGGAAGTAA
- a CDS encoding heme exporter protein CcmB, whose translation MQLIKEVKYLIGKELLLEWRSKYALNGVVLYVVSTVFVCFLSFVSLRGVTWNALFWIIMLFASINAVSKSFLQESKGRQLYIYTIASPLALIISKTIYNIFLMLLLTLIALGFYTLVFDYVPEDMGLYLVATVLGSLSFSTIFTMISAIASKAGNGGMLMAILSFPVIIPVITVLIKLSKNAIDGLDRSVSLDEIGILLIINVLVAVFSLMLFPYLWRD comes from the coding sequence ATGCAGTTAATAAAAGAAGTTAAGTATTTAATTGGGAAAGAGTTGTTGCTGGAGTGGCGCTCAAAGTATGCGTTGAATGGGGTCGTACTTTATGTAGTATCTACCGTATTTGTCTGTTTTCTTTCTTTCGTCTCTTTAAGAGGTGTAACCTGGAATGCTTTATTCTGGATCATCATGTTATTCGCTTCTATTAATGCAGTTTCCAAAAGTTTTCTTCAGGAAAGCAAGGGAAGGCAATTGTATATCTATACGATCGCAAGTCCGCTGGCATTGATTATATCCAAAACGATTTACAATATCTTTTTGATGTTGTTGCTCACATTGATTGCTCTGGGTTTTTATACCCTGGTATTTGACTATGTACCTGAGGATATGGGACTTTATCTGGTCGCTACTGTTTTGGGAAGCCTGAGTTTTTCGACCATCTTTACTATGATTTCAGCAATAGCTTCGAAAGCTGGTAATGGGGGAATGCTGATGGCAATTTTAAGTTTCCCTGTAATTATACCGGTTATTACTGTGCTGATTAAGCTGAGTAAAAATGCAATTGACGGGCTGGACAGGAGCGTAAGTCTGGATGAAATAGGAATCCTTTTGATTATCAATGTACTGGTAGCTGTGTTTTCACTGATGTTGTTTCCGTACTTGTGGCGGGACTAG
- the ccsA gene encoding cytochrome c biogenesis protein CcsA, with protein MYKSWWKILGAVLVVYSTIAGFLASVPALPILHQTIRNLYFHVPMWFSMIVLFSVSVYHSIKYLSNNNEEHDMKAVQSVNAGVLFGILGIITGAIWAKFTWGQAWSFDVKQNFAAIALLLYFAYLVLRNAIDEDQKRAKIAAIYNIFAFPMMVVLLFVLPRLSDSLHPGNGGNPGFNAYDLDSHMRMVFYPACLGWILIGYWIYTLLFRVSAIEKNKTV; from the coding sequence ATGTATAAATCCTGGTGGAAAATTTTGGGAGCAGTATTGGTAGTTTATTCTACAATAGCTGGCTTCCTGGCGTCAGTTCCTGCTTTACCTATATTGCATCAAACAATCAGAAACCTGTACTTCCATGTTCCGATGTGGTTTAGTATGATCGTTCTTTTTAGTGTTTCTGTATATCACAGTATAAAATATCTGAGCAATAACAATGAAGAACATGATATGAAAGCAGTACAAAGTGTAAATGCTGGAGTATTGTTTGGTATCCTTGGAATTATTACCGGTGCTATCTGGGCGAAATTTACCTGGGGACAAGCCTGGAGTTTTGATGTGAAACAGAACTTTGCTGCGATTGCACTCTTATTGTATTTTGCTTACCTGGTATTGAGAAATGCAATTGATGAAGATCAGAAAAGAGCTAAGATTGCTGCAATCTATAATATTTTTGCCTTCCCGATGATGGTGGTTTTACTTTTTGTATTACCGAGATTATCAGATTCACTGCATCCGGGCAACGGAGGTAATCCCGGGTTTAATGCTTATGACCTTGACAGCCATATGAGAATGGTTTTCTACCCTGCGTGTTTAGGCTGGATATTAATTGGCTACTGGATATATACCTTACTTTTCAGGGTATCTGCTATAGAGAAAAACAAAACAGTATAA